The Aequorivita sublithincola DSM 14238 genome window below encodes:
- a CDS encoding c-type cytochrome, translating to MKNIMKSITALTILTLISCGGKEEKKNDGIQIGQKPAATETPAETPTESTIKPSETINLTDKGIGPIKSVEIPATIDDAMAAKGMEVYKNKCMACHKPDKKFVGPAPKGIMERRTPEWIMNMILNPEEMTQKDPLAMALMAEFNGSPMANQHLTEEEARQVLEYFRTL from the coding sequence ATGAAAAACATAATGAAATCAATAACCGCATTAACAATCCTAACCTTGATAAGCTGCGGTGGAAAAGAAGAAAAAAAGAACGACGGTATTCAAATAGGTCAAAAACCAGCGGCTACTGAAACTCCAGCGGAAACTCCAACAGAAAGCACCATCAAGCCTTCCGAAACTATTAATTTGACTGATAAGGGAATTGGCCCAATAAAAAGCGTAGAAATTCCAGCCACAATAGATGATGCAATGGCTGCCAAAGGTATGGAGGTTTACAAAAACAAATGTATGGCTTGCCACAAACCAGACAAAAAGTTTGTTGGACCAGCGCCTAAGGGAATTATGGAAAGACGTACTCCAGAGTGGATTATGAATATGATCCTAAACCCTGAGGAAATGACTCAAAAAGATCCACTTGCAATGGCATTAATGGCAGAATTTAACGGTTCGCCAATGGCAAACCAACACCTTACCGAGGAAGAAGCCAGACAAGTATTGGAATATTTTAGAACACTTTAA
- the nosZ gene encoding Sec-dependent nitrous-oxide reductase produces the protein MKKSINMLIALVMVAGMVSCNDGGNQKNKKGGQGGLATNAAERVYVAPGELDEMYAFISGGFSGQLAVYGLPSGRLLKVLPVFSQNPENGWGYSEETKPMLNTSYGFVPWDDAHHPDISQTNGELDGRWVFINGNNTPRIARIGLENFKTEEIIEIPNSAGNHSSSFITENTEYVVAGTRFSVPVPQKDMSIKDYKGNFKGALTFISVDQETGRMGIKFQLMMPGFNYDLSHPGRDKSHGWFFFTTYNTEEAHSLLEVNASQNDKDFIAAVNWKVIEEYVNNGGGTKVPANYAHNILDENSHTATSTMLKEVLTVNPMDVPGAVYFLPTPKSPHGCDVDPTGEYIIGNGKLSADLTVHSFTKMLDAIENKKFDGEAYGIPILKFEDILAGVVKQPGLGPLHTEFDGKGNAYTTFFISSEVVKWKIGTWEVLDRQPVFYSVGHGMIPGGNSRKPFGKYFVALNKITKDRYLPTGPELTQSAQLFDISGDKMELLLDFPTIGEPHYAAGIPANLIAPKSRKIFKLAENTHKYAVIQDADVRVEREGKEVHIYMNMIRSHFNPDNIEGVKVGDKVFFHITNHEQDFDVPHGFAVIGANNAELLIMPGATETLVWYPNQVGVWPFYCTDFCSALHQEMQGYVRVSPADSNLELSWGLGED, from the coding sequence ATGAAAAAATCAATTAATATGTTAATCGCTCTTGTTATGGTTGCCGGAATGGTAAGCTGTAATGATGGCGGAAATCAAAAAAACAAAAAAGGAGGCCAAGGTGGTTTGGCTACCAATGCCGCCGAGCGAGTTTATGTTGCTCCAGGCGAACTAGATGAAATGTACGCATTTATATCTGGTGGATTCAGCGGACAGCTTGCTGTTTACGGCTTGCCTTCAGGTCGTTTACTTAAAGTGCTTCCTGTATTCTCACAAAACCCAGAAAACGGCTGGGGATATTCTGAAGAAACAAAACCTATGTTGAATACTTCCTACGGGTTTGTACCTTGGGATGACGCTCACCACCCAGATATTTCACAAACAAACGGTGAATTAGATGGCCGTTGGGTATTTATCAATGGTAACAATACACCTAGAATTGCACGTATTGGTCTGGAGAACTTCAAAACTGAAGAAATCATTGAAATACCAAACAGTGCGGGTAACCACAGTTCATCTTTTATTACTGAAAACACGGAGTATGTGGTTGCGGGAACTCGTTTCTCTGTACCAGTGCCACAGAAAGATATGTCTATAAAAGATTACAAAGGTAACTTTAAAGGAGCGCTTACATTTATTAGCGTTGACCAAGAAACAGGTAGAATGGGAATTAAATTCCAATTAATGATGCCAGGTTTTAACTACGATCTTTCTCACCCAGGGCGTGATAAGAGTCACGGTTGGTTCTTCTTTACTACTTATAATACTGAAGAAGCTCACTCATTATTGGAAGTTAACGCTTCACAAAACGATAAAGATTTTATTGCTGCCGTAAACTGGAAAGTAATTGAAGAATATGTAAATAACGGTGGTGGAACAAAAGTTCCTGCTAATTACGCACATAACATTTTAGATGAAAATAGCCATACGGCTACTTCGACAATGTTGAAGGAAGTACTTACAGTAAACCCAATGGATGTTCCTGGAGCTGTTTATTTCTTACCAACTCCAAAATCTCCACACGGTTGCGATGTTGATCCAACAGGTGAATATATCATCGGAAACGGAAAACTTTCAGCAGATTTAACTGTTCACAGTTTTACGAAGATGCTTGATGCTATTGAAAACAAGAAATTTGACGGAGAAGCTTACGGAATTCCAATTTTGAAATTTGAAGATATTCTTGCTGGTGTTGTTAAACAACCAGGATTAGGACCACTTCATACAGAATTTGATGGTAAAGGAAATGCTTATACTACCTTCTTTATCTCTTCAGAAGTTGTAAAATGGAAAATAGGCACTTGGGAAGTTTTGGACCGTCAGCCAGTGTTTTACTCTGTAGGTCACGGTATGATTCCTGGAGGAAATTCTCGTAAGCCATTTGGTAAATACTTTGTAGCCTTAAACAAGATTACAAAAGACAGATACTTGCCAACAGGTCCAGAACTTACACAGTCTGCCCAGTTATTTGATATTAGTGGTGATAAAATGGAACTACTGTTAGATTTCCCAACCATTGGAGAACCTCATTATGCAGCCGGTATTCCAGCGAATTTGATCGCACCAAAATCTAGAAAGATATTCAAACTTGCAGAAAACACGCATAAATATGCAGTTATTCAAGACGCTGATGTGAGAGTAGAACGTGAAGGGAAAGAAGTACATATTTATATGAATATGATCCGTAGCCACTTTAACCCAGATAATATTGAAGGTGTAAAAGTTGGAGACAAAGTATTCTTCCACATTACAAACCACGAACAAGATTTTGATGTACCTCACGGTTTCGCAGTAATTGGTGCTAATAATGCTGAATTGCTTATTATGCCAGGAGCTACAGAAACTTTAGTTTGGTACCCAAATCAAGTAGGGGTTTGGCCATTTTATTGTACAGATTTCTGTTCTGCACTTCATCAAGAAATGCAAGGATATGTTCGCGTAAGCCCAGCAGATTCTAATTTAGAATTGTCTTGGGGTCTAGGCGAAGATTAA
- a CDS encoding universal stress protein, translated as MKNILIPTDFSENAHNAIRYALDYFAEIPVNFYILHSSSKGKLQVDPEFEGFFDSEIQTVQNTTSLLKAEITTCRISTKNSEHNFFALEEDSNLVEAIRKQVSEKEIDYILMGTKGASKNNSSDMGSNTVEVITKVKCPIMIIPGDARFVGVKNIAFVTDYNCVYRNKVISTLSETLSLHNAPLRVLHVKSNNSDLSVTQTDNKGFLHYFFREKKHSFHFVENKELETGIENFVETWEISLVSIVAKNLNFIQRLLLRPAVKFVSYHTHVPFLVIHE; from the coding sequence ATGAAAAATATATTAATTCCTACGGATTTTTCTGAGAATGCGCATAATGCCATTAGGTATGCGCTGGATTATTTTGCCGAAATTCCTGTGAATTTTTACATACTTCATTCGTCCTCCAAAGGCAAACTTCAAGTAGATCCTGAGTTTGAAGGTTTTTTTGATTCCGAAATACAAACCGTTCAAAACACGACTTCACTTTTAAAAGCGGAAATAACTACATGTCGAATTTCAACCAAAAACTCCGAACACAACTTTTTCGCTCTTGAAGAAGATTCAAATTTAGTGGAAGCCATCCGCAAACAAGTTTCCGAAAAGGAAATAGACTATATTTTGATGGGTACAAAAGGCGCATCAAAAAATAATTCTAGTGACATGGGAAGCAATACTGTAGAGGTTATCACAAAAGTGAAATGTCCAATAATGATAATCCCAGGAGATGCGCGCTTTGTAGGCGTAAAAAACATTGCTTTTGTTACAGACTACAACTGTGTTTATCGCAACAAGGTGATAAGTACACTTTCTGAAACTTTGAGTCTTCACAATGCGCCACTTCGCGTGCTTCATGTGAAATCCAACAATTCAGATCTTAGCGTAACCCAAACAGACAACAAGGGATTTCTGCACTATTTTTTTAGGGAAAAGAAACACAGTTTTCACTTTGTGGAAAACAAGGAACTTGAAACTGGTATTGAAAACTTCGTTGAAACTTGGGAAATAAGCTTAGTTTCAATTGTAGCAAAAAATTTGAATTTCATCCAGCGATTGCTCCTAAGGCCGGCGGTGAAATTTGTGAGTTATCACACCCACGTTCCGTTTTTGGTGATTCATGAATAG
- a CDS encoding ABC transporter permease, which translates to MLKILKYSFYDLMRSRWSYVYFLFYLLLGVVLLFLNNDLSKAVITLMNVIIILVPLIGTIFGVMYYYNSREFTELLLAQPVKRSSIFLGQYFGVATSLAMSLVIGLGLPFVFYGIFNSNAIWDFTLLLITGAFLTFIFTALAFVIALSNENRIKGFGYAILLWLFMAVIYDGLFLMSLLYFEDYPLDKFSLVATMLNPVDLSRVLILLKLDISALLGYTGAVFQKFFGTSFGLILSFVMLVFWVVIPTFFIWRIAKRKDF; encoded by the coding sequence ATGCTTAAGATATTAAAATACAGTTTTTACGATTTAATGCGAAGCCGTTGGAGCTACGTATATTTCTTGTTCTACTTACTGCTTGGCGTTGTGCTTCTATTTTTAAACAACGATCTTTCAAAAGCGGTAATCACGCTGATGAACGTTATCATTATTCTCGTTCCTTTAATCGGAACTATTTTTGGAGTGATGTATTATTACAACTCCCGCGAATTTACCGAACTGCTCTTAGCGCAACCCGTAAAACGAAGCTCCATATTTTTAGGACAATATTTCGGGGTCGCCACTTCATTGGCAATGAGTTTAGTAATAGGTTTAGGATTGCCCTTTGTTTTTTACGGAATTTTCAACAGTAACGCTATTTGGGATTTTACGCTCTTGCTTATAACAGGTGCTTTTTTAACCTTTATTTTTACGGCTTTAGCCTTTGTAATCGCCCTTTCCAACGAAAATAGAATTAAAGGTTTTGGCTATGCCATTTTGCTTTGGCTTTTTATGGCAGTAATCTACGACGGACTCTTTTTAATGTCACTTCTTTATTTTGAAGATTATCCATTAGATAAATTCTCTTTGGTTGCCACGATGCTAAACCCAGTGGATTTATCACGAGTCTTAATACTCTTAAAGCTTGACATTTCAGCCTTATTGGGTTATACTGGCGCTGTGTTTCAGAAATTCTTTGGAACTAGTTTCGGACTGATTTTATCTTTTGTAATGTTAGTATTTTGGGTAGTAATTCCAACTTTCTTTATTTGGAGAATAGCTAAGCGGAAGGATTTTTAA
- a CDS encoding universal stress protein: protein MRKILVPTDFSNNAYAALVYVSRLFSDEALSITILHSFSDEIGKLTSRVDIGRSDSIIETLYKQSDEDGEKLLEKIKLDTKKQSHKYEIISTPASLSKSINSLVVSEDIDLVVMGSKGRTGAEDVLMGSTTVTITKSLEGCPLLIVPSQVGFVIPLKMAFATDYNEFYQLSKLKPITRLVRQYNSQLHIIHVGLEANLDEKQQQNFEKFKNDLTEYDTAFHFVPKNGNISKSLHAFIDEREIDLFTLIYHKHAFIKQLFREPVVSRVGKHAHVPTLVIPVKY, encoded by the coding sequence ATGCGAAAAATATTAGTTCCCACAGATTTCTCAAATAATGCGTATGCTGCATTAGTTTATGTTTCAAGACTTTTTAGCGATGAAGCTTTAAGTATAACCATTCTTCATTCTTTTTCTGATGAAATCGGCAAATTAACAAGTCGTGTAGATATTGGTCGTTCTGATAGTATTATTGAAACCCTTTACAAACAATCTGACGAGGATGGGGAAAAATTGTTGGAGAAAATTAAACTCGATACAAAAAAACAATCCCACAAATACGAAATTATTTCAACGCCAGCTTCATTGTCAAAATCCATAAACAGCTTGGTTGTTTCTGAAGATATAGACCTTGTTGTAATGGGCAGCAAAGGTCGTACAGGCGCCGAAGATGTACTGATGGGAAGCACGACCGTTACGATTACTAAAAGTTTGGAAGGTTGTCCGCTACTGATTGTTCCCAGCCAAGTTGGCTTTGTGATTCCTTTAAAAATGGCTTTCGCAACAGACTATAATGAGTTTTATCAACTCTCAAAATTGAAACCTATAACGCGTTTGGTAAGACAGTATAATTCTCAACTTCATATAATTCACGTAGGTTTAGAAGCAAATTTGGATGAAAAACAACAACAGAACTTTGAGAAGTTTAAGAATGATCTTACCGAATATGACACAGCGTTTCATTTCGTCCCTAAAAACGGAAACATTTCAAAATCGCTTCACGCTTTTATCGATGAAAGAGAAATAGACCTTTTTACATTAATTTATCACAAACATGCTTTTATTAAGCAACTTTTCCGCGAACCAGTGGTTAGTAGAGTAGGGAAACACGCACATGTTCCCACTTTAGTAATTCCAGTGAAATATTAA
- a CDS encoding acetyl-CoA hydrolase/transferase family protein, whose amino-acid sequence MLIVSAQEAVSIVKSNNRIYFQGAAMTPNLLIDTLCERYRELRNVEIIQIHTHGEAKYTVAPYTKAFRLNSCFVGDNVRKGVDTIHGDYIPVFLSEIHWLFRRNILPLDVAFIQVSPPDKHGFCSLGLSVDVTLPAIQTAKHVVALINPNVPRTHGDGIIHINNIDFGVEISTPIYAATIGEPSEIEAIIGRNVAELVEDGATLQMGIGNIPNAVLHNLGNHERLGIHTEMFSDGILPLVEKGIITGEDKQVKTGKIVTCFAMGTKKLYDFIDDNPLVHFKEAAYTNDTAIIRRNPKVTAINSAIEIDLTGQVCADSIGTYQYSGVGGQMDFIRGASLSEGGKPIIAMPSITNKGISKITSFLKEGASVTTTRAHVHYVVTEYGVVNLFGKGLEQRAKALISIAHPNHREALEREARQRFN is encoded by the coding sequence ATGCTAATAGTATCCGCACAAGAAGCCGTATCCATAGTAAAATCTAATAATCGCATATATTTTCAGGGCGCAGCAATGACGCCCAATTTGTTGATAGACACATTATGTGAACGATATCGCGAACTTAGAAATGTTGAAATAATTCAAATTCACACCCACGGCGAAGCAAAATACACTGTAGCTCCTTATACTAAAGCATTTCGTCTAAACAGTTGTTTTGTTGGGGATAATGTTCGGAAGGGTGTAGATACTATTCACGGAGATTATATTCCTGTTTTTTTAAGTGAAATACATTGGCTTTTTAGAAGAAATATTCTGCCGTTGGATGTCGCTTTTATTCAAGTTTCACCACCGGATAAACATGGTTTTTGTTCGTTGGGACTTTCGGTAGATGTTACTTTACCAGCCATTCAAACTGCAAAACATGTTGTTGCTTTAATAAATCCAAATGTTCCAAGAACGCATGGTGATGGTATAATTCATATAAATAATATTGATTTTGGAGTAGAAATTAGTACTCCAATTTATGCTGCAACTATCGGTGAACCATCAGAAATTGAAGCTATAATAGGAAGAAATGTAGCGGAATTGGTAGAAGATGGCGCCACTCTTCAAATGGGAATTGGCAACATCCCTAACGCCGTGCTTCACAATTTAGGTAACCATGAAAGATTGGGAATTCACACCGAAATGTTTAGCGACGGAATTCTTCCGCTAGTTGAAAAAGGAATTATTACAGGCGAAGATAAGCAAGTGAAAACAGGTAAAATTGTTACTTGTTTCGCAATGGGAACAAAAAAGTTATATGATTTTATTGATGATAATCCACTAGTCCATTTTAAAGAAGCAGCTTACACAAATGATACCGCAATTATTCGACGAAACCCGAAGGTAACAGCCATAAATAGCGCCATTGAAATTGATTTAACAGGTCAAGTTTGTGCAGATAGTATTGGTACATACCAATATTCCGGCGTTGGCGGACAGATGGATTTTATTCGCGGTGCTTCACTTTCAGAAGGAGGGAAGCCAATTATTGCGATGCCTTCTATTACCAACAAAGGAATTTCAAAAATAACTTCTTTTTTAAAAGAAGGTGCAAGTGTAACAACAACACGCGCGCACGTTCATTATGTGGTTACAG
- a CDS encoding thioredoxin family protein has protein sequence MNNLIESCISKAMDYAQYNLLFKQLVEEGRTTGEQTQEKIDYTKLNFSRTKRLDKTAKISDEAMEIFKNVSQKQTWLVISEPWCGDAAQTLPYLNKIAQLSENIELKIVLRDENPALMNEFLTNGSMSIPIVIMVDSENNLLQTFGPRSKTATKLITDYLTQHGKVDDTLKELLQVWYNNDKGVSVVNDLLKCVKFSA, from the coding sequence ATGAATAATTTGATTGAAAGTTGCATTTCCAAAGCAATGGATTACGCGCAGTACAATTTACTTTTTAAACAATTAGTGGAAGAAGGCAGAACAACTGGCGAGCAAACCCAAGAGAAAATCGATTACACAAAATTGAATTTCAGTCGGACGAAAAGACTTGATAAAACAGCCAAAATCTCGGATGAGGCTATGGAGATTTTCAAAAATGTTTCGCAAAAACAAACCTGGCTCGTAATCAGCGAACCTTGGTGTGGCGATGCAGCGCAAACACTTCCGTATTTGAATAAAATAGCACAACTTTCAGAAAATATAGAATTAAAAATTGTGCTTCGCGACGAAAATCCAGCATTGATGAATGAGTTTTTAACCAATGGCTCGATGTCTATTCCTATAGTTATTATGGTAGATTCTGAAAATAATCTGCTTCAAACATTTGGTCCACGTTCCAAGACGGCCACAAAACTGATAACAGATTATCTAACCCAACACGGAAAAGTTGACGATACTTTAAAAGAATTGCTACAAGTTTGGTATAATAATGATAAAGGAGTTTCTGTTGTAAATGATCTTTTGAAATGTGTGAAGTTTTCAGCTTGA
- a CDS encoding fasciclin domain-containing protein has protein sequence MKTTFKILFVAAALLVFSACKNETNTETGTSAESSTQNEAPASNQGQAFIQDDESVPNVLQIAIGSPDHSTLVAAVQAAGLENSLVNAGPLMVFAPTNAAFDALPAGTVEDLLKPENKDKLASILKHHVTPGNYSKDFLKKFKKLGQADGNDASVEVKGDDVYVGGAKIIASVPAGNGIVHVVDKVILPAN, from the coding sequence ATGAAAACAACATTCAAAATTCTATTTGTTGCGGCTGCACTGCTTGTGTTTTCAGCCTGTAAAAACGAAACAAACACCGAAACTGGAACTTCGGCAGAGAGTTCCACCCAAAACGAAGCTCCTGCTAGTAACCAAGGACAAGCTTTTATTCAAGATGATGAGTCAGTACCTAATGTGCTTCAAATTGCAATCGGATCACCAGACCACTCTACGTTGGTAGCAGCTGTGCAAGCAGCAGGATTGGAAAATTCATTGGTAAATGCTGGGCCTTTGATGGTCTTCGCACCTACCAATGCAGCTTTCGATGCTTTACCAGCAGGAACAGTAGAAGATCTATTGAAGCCTGAAAACAAAGACAAATTAGCTTCCATACTTAAGCATCACGTAACGCCAGGTAACTATTCAAAAGATTTCCTTAAAAAATTCAAAAAACTTGGACAGGCCGATGGTAATGATGCCAGTGTAGAAGTAAAAGGTGATGATGTATATGTGGGCGGCGCTAAAATTATAGCAAGTGTTCCTGCAGGAAACGGAATCGTTCACGTAGTGGATAAAGTGATTTTACCAGCAAACTAA
- a CDS encoding nitrous oxide reductase accessory protein NosL: MKQFSFLVIITLLFASCNITPESINYGSDACHFCNMTIVDRQHASQLVTAKGKAYKYDAIECMVHSLQDEFKDTEMAHYLVADFLQPGELIDATKASYLVSEQVQSPMGANLSAFVNTIAGQKAQEKFTGDVFSWKEIQDHLKL; this comes from the coding sequence ATGAAACAGTTTAGTTTTCTGGTCATAATCACCCTTTTATTTGCTTCTTGCAACATAACTCCAGAGTCTATAAATTACGGTTCAGACGCATGTCATTTTTGCAATATGACAATTGTAGATAGACAACATGCCTCTCAACTAGTTACGGCAAAGGGCAAAGCTTATAAATATGATGCTATTGAATGTATGGTTCATTCCTTACAAGATGAATTTAAGGATACTGAAATGGCACATTATTTAGTGGCAGATTTTCTTCAGCCAGGCGAATTAATTGATGCTACAAAAGCTTCATATTTGGTAAGCGAACAAGTACAAAGCCCAATGGGAGCTAATCTTTCAGCTTTTGTAAATACCATAGCTGGACAAAAAGCCCAAGAAAAATTTACAGGCGATGTATTTTCTTGGAAAGAAATTCAGGATCATCTAAAATTGTAA
- a CDS encoding ABC transporter ATP-binding protein — MIEIKDLYKKFGKNEVLKGIDLSIKEGGIFSILGPNGSGKTTLIKAILGMVLPDSGEIFINDKSLKNNFKYREKIDYLPQIANFPGNLKVNELIDMIKDLRASEATKDEELIELFKLQPFLNKRLVNLSGGTKQKVNLVLTFMFDSPLIILDEPTSGLDPISHLRLKNLIFSEKEKGKTILVTSHILSFVEEIADEIVFLLEGKIYFKGTIPELKSKTEQPDFEHAIASILSASYA, encoded by the coding sequence ATGATAGAAATTAAGGATTTATATAAAAAATTCGGAAAGAACGAAGTGCTAAAAGGCATTGATCTTTCTATAAAAGAAGGTGGAATATTTTCTATTCTCGGGCCAAACGGTTCAGGGAAAACCACACTTATAAAAGCTATTTTGGGGATGGTTTTGCCAGATTCGGGTGAAATTTTCATTAATGACAAATCATTAAAGAACAATTTTAAATATCGCGAAAAGATCGATTACCTACCGCAAATAGCCAACTTTCCAGGAAACCTGAAAGTGAACGAGCTTATAGATATGATTAAAGATTTAAGAGCATCCGAAGCTACAAAAGATGAAGAGCTAATCGAACTTTTTAAACTACAACCATTTTTGAATAAAAGATTGGTAAACCTTTCAGGAGGAACAAAACAGAAAGTGAACTTAGTGCTTACGTTCATGTTTGATAGCCCATTGATAATCCTTGATGAACCTACAAGTGGCTTAGATCCAATTTCACATTTACGATTGAAAAATTTAATTTTTTCTGAAAAAGAAAAAGGAAAAACAATTTTAGTTACGTCTCACATTTTAAGTTTTGTAGAAGAAATTGCCGATGAAATTGTTTTCCTTTTGGAAGGAAAAATTTACTTCAAAGGAACCATACCCGAGCTAAAATCTAAGACTGAACAACCCGATTTTGAACACGCAATAGCCTCCATTTTATCCGCCAGTTATGCTTAA
- a CDS encoding universal stress protein has translation MKKRILIPTDFSKNSWNALKYAMEIYKREDCEFFILHTFYHSGYSKDNLLIPEPTEKAHLAAKENAERNMEKFKVQMGLFEENDKHTFQYITEFGSFFDVLKKTVEKQDIELVVMGTQGETDNKTIILGSNAVNAMEEIRNCPVLAIPATVMFKDPNEIVFPTSFRTHYKEKELATLVEISRCTNAPIRILHIQKGKTLTKAQLDNKALLERLLDPATFTQHTLFDIDLRDGVRSFVQSRQSEMIAIVNKKHNFFSSIFSNPMVKELGKHTNVPLLAMHDLRN, from the coding sequence ATGAAAAAGCGAATATTAATTCCCACAGATTTTTCAAAAAATTCTTGGAACGCCCTTAAATATGCAATGGAAATATACAAAAGGGAAGATTGCGAATTTTTTATATTGCACACCTTTTATCATTCAGGATATTCCAAAGACAATCTTTTGATTCCCGAACCCACTGAAAAAGCACATCTTGCGGCAAAGGAAAATGCTGAAAGGAATATGGAAAAGTTTAAAGTGCAGATGGGTTTATTTGAAGAAAATGATAAACACACATTTCAATATATTACTGAATTTGGGTCGTTTTTCGATGTTCTGAAAAAAACAGTTGAGAAGCAAGATATTGAATTGGTTGTAATGGGAACTCAGGGCGAAACGGACAATAAAACCATAATCCTTGGAAGTAATGCCGTAAATGCAATGGAGGAAATCAGGAATTGTCCAGTGCTCGCCATTCCAGCAACTGTTATGTTTAAGGATCCTAACGAGATTGTATTTCCGACCAGTTTTAGAACGCATTATAAGGAAAAGGAACTGGCAACTTTGGTTGAAATTTCACGGTGCACAAACGCTCCAATCCGCATTTTGCACATTCAAAAAGGTAAAACGTTGACAAAAGCACAATTGGATAACAAAGCATTACTGGAACGTCTTTTGGACCCAGCAACGTTCACACAACACACGCTATTTGATATAGATTTACGTGATGGTGTTCGCAGTTTTGTTCAAAGCCGCCAAAGTGAAATGATTGCAATTGTAAACAAAAAACACAATTTTTTCAGCAGTATTTTTTCAAACCCAATGGTGAAAGAACTTGGTAAGCATACCAATGTGCCTCTTTTGGCAATGCACGATTTAAGAAATTAA
- a CDS encoding nitrous oxide reductase family maturation protein NosD: MKNKHFIVFFLIVLLAFTNVWAKTITVCATCPVKTIQEALNQALDGDIVLVKKGVYKEANLKINKSITLIGEDMPVIDGEKKGEIITIGADNVTVDGFKIINVGVSYTTDYASVRVVNSSGYLIQNLELEKLFFGIYLQKSNDGKVLNNKVRGEAVTEFNSGNAVHLWYCKNVEVRGNDVQNVRDGIYLEFSDNISIIDNFSKNNVRYGLHFMFSNNNKVINNVFETNGAGIALMFSKFMEVENNVIKKNWGTAAYGLLLKEVNDANLINNVFSENTVGITVEGSNRLVYSNNDFTSNGYAIKVKGACYANEIINNNFLYNSFDISYNGRINDNKFDNNYWSNYTGYDLDKNGIGDIPFRPVKLFSYIVNRTPETIILMRSLFIDIIDFSEKVSPVFTPDDLSDENPRMKLLQHDRN, translated from the coding sequence TTGAAAAACAAACACTTCATAGTATTCTTTTTAATTGTATTGTTGGCCTTTACAAACGTATGGGCAAAAACAATTACAGTTTGCGCTACCTGTCCTGTTAAAACAATTCAAGAGGCTCTAAATCAAGCTTTAGATGGTGATATTGTTTTGGTGAAAAAGGGAGTTTATAAGGAAGCCAATTTAAAAATCAATAAAAGTATCACACTCATTGGTGAAGATATGCCTGTGATTGATGGAGAGAAAAAGGGTGAAATTATTACTATTGGCGCTGATAATGTAACGGTTGACGGCTTTAAAATTATTAATGTTGGCGTAAGTTATACCACAGATTATGCTTCAGTTCGCGTTGTAAATAGTAGTGGATATTTAATTCAGAATTTGGAACTCGAAAAACTTTTCTTCGGAATATATCTCCAGAAATCCAATGATGGAAAAGTGTTGAACAACAAGGTTAGGGGAGAAGCCGTAACCGAATTTAACTCCGGTAATGCCGTCCATTTATGGTATTGTAAAAATGTAGAAGTCCGCGGAAACGACGTTCAAAATGTTCGCGACGGGATTTATCTTGAGTTTTCAGATAATATTTCTATTATTGATAATTTCAGCAAAAACAACGTACGCTATGGACTTCATTTTATGTTTAGCAATAATAACAAAGTCATCAATAATGTGTTTGAAACCAACGGAGCGGGAATAGCATTGATGTTTTCAAAATTTATGGAGGTTGAAAATAACGTTATTAAGAAAAACTGGGGTACTGCAGCTTATGGTTTACTGTTGAAGGAAGTGAATGACGCCAATCTTATAAACAACGTATTTAGTGAAAACACCGTCGGCATCACCGTTGAAGGAAGTAACCGTCTCGTGTATTCCAACAACGATTTCACAAGTAATGGTTATGCGATAAAGGTAAAAGGCGCTTGTTATGCTAATGAAATAATCAATAACAACTTTCTTTATAACTCGTTCGATATTTCCTATAATGGAAGAATCAACGACAATAAATTTGATAACAATTATTGGAGTAATTACACAGGTTACGACCTCGACAAAAACGGAATTGGCGATATACCATTTCGCCCTGTAAAGCTCTTTTCATATATAGTGAACCGCACTCCGGAAACCATTATTTTAATGCGAAGTCTATTTATAGACATCATTGATTTTTCCGAAAAAGTTTCCCCAGTATTCACACCAGACGATTTATCGGATGAAAATCCAAGAATGAAACTCTTACAACATGATAGAAATTAA